The Medicago truncatula cultivar Jemalong A17 chromosome 4, MtrunA17r5.0-ANR, whole genome shotgun sequence genome includes a region encoding these proteins:
- the LOC11437653 gene encoding homeobox-leucine zipper protein HAT5 isoform X1, giving the protein MAGGRVFSNGPANISNINMNILLQNQQQTPRGNSSQQPLDSLFLSSSASFFGSRSMVSFEDVQGRKRRNRSFFGGFDLDENGEDEMDEYFHQSEKKRRLSVDQVQFLEKSFEEDNKLEPERKTKLAKDLGLQPRQVAIWFQNRRARWKTKQLEKDYDSLNDGYESLKTEYDNLLKEKDRLQSQVASLTEKVLEREKQEGKFKQGESETKEFLKEPTINKPLVDSVSEGEGSKLSIVEASNNNNNNNKLEDISSARSDILDCESPRYTDGVLETCDSSYVFEPEYQSDLSQDEEDHNLLPPYIFTKLEDVNYSDPPHNSTSYGFQEEDHHQALWPWSY; this is encoded by the exons atggcggGTGGGAGAGTTTTTTCAAATGGTCCTGcaaatatttcaaatataaatatgaatattttgctTCAGAATCAACAACAAACTCCTCGTGGAAACTCTTCTCAACAACCTCTTGAttctcttttcctttcttcttctgcttctttcTTTG GTTCAAGATCTATGGTGAGTTTTGAAGATGTTCAAGGAAGGAAAAGGCGCAACAGGTCTTTCTTTGGAGGATTTGATCTTGACGAAAACGGAGAGGATGAGATGGATGAGTACTTTCATCAATCCGAGAAGAAACGGCGTCTCTCAGTGGATCAAGTTCAGTTTCTTGAGAAAAGCTTTGAGGAGGACAACAAACTTGAACCAGAGAGGAAAACCAAGCTAGCTAAAGACCTTGGTTTGCAGCCACGGCAAGTTGCTATTTGGTTTCAAAACCGTCGTGCAAGGTGGAAGACTAAACAGCTTGAGAAGGATTATGATTCTCTTAATGATGGTTATGAGTCTCTTAAGACAGAGTATGACAACCTTCTCAAAGAGAAAGATAGGTTACAATC ACAGGTGGCAAGCCTAACTGAAAAGGTACTTGAAAGAGAGAAACAAGAGGGAAAATTCAAACAAGGTGAAAGTGAAACAAAGGAATTcttgaaggaaccaacaattaATAAGCCTTTGGTTGATTCAGTTTCTGAGGGTGAAGGATCCAAATTGTCAATTGTTGAGgcttctaataataataataataataacaaacttGAAGATATTAGTTCAGCAAGGAGTGACATATTGGATTGTGAAAGTCCACGCTACACTGATGGAGTGTTAGAGACATGTGATTCTTCCTATGTATTTGAACCTGAATATCAATCGGACCTATCACAAGATGAAGAAGATCACAATTTATTGCCTCCTTACATCTTTACAAAACTTGAAGATGTGAATTACTCCGACCCGCCACATAATTCAACAAGTTATGGATTTCAAGAGGAAGATCATCATCAAGCTCTTTGGCCTTGGTCTTAttag
- the LOC11437653 gene encoding homeobox-leucine zipper protein HAT5 isoform X2, translating to MAGGRVFSNGPANISNINMNILLQNQQQTPRGNSSQQPLDSLFLSSSASFFGSRSMVSFEDVQGRKRRNRSFFGGFDLDENGEDEMDEYFHQSEKKRRLSVDQVQFLEKSFEEDNKLEPERKTKLAKDLGLQPRQVAIWFQNRRARWKTKQLEKDYDSLNDGYESLKTEYDNLLKEKDRLQSEVASLTEKVLEREKQEGKFKQGESETKEFLKEPTINKPLVDSVSEGEGSKLSIVEASNNNNNNNKLEDISSARSDILDCESPRYTDGVLETCDSSYVFEPEYQSDLSQDEEDHNLLPPYIFTKLEDVNYSDPPHNSTSYGFQEEDHHQALWPWSY from the exons atggcggGTGGGAGAGTTTTTTCAAATGGTCCTGcaaatatttcaaatataaatatgaatattttgctTCAGAATCAACAACAAACTCCTCGTGGAAACTCTTCTCAACAACCTCTTGAttctcttttcctttcttcttctgcttctttcTTTG GTTCAAGATCTATGGTGAGTTTTGAAGATGTTCAAGGAAGGAAAAGGCGCAACAGGTCTTTCTTTGGAGGATTTGATCTTGACGAAAACGGAGAGGATGAGATGGATGAGTACTTTCATCAATCCGAGAAGAAACGGCGTCTCTCAGTGGATCAAGTTCAGTTTCTTGAGAAAAGCTTTGAGGAGGACAACAAACTTGAACCAGAGAGGAAAACCAAGCTAGCTAAAGACCTTGGTTTGCAGCCACGGCAAGTTGCTATTTGGTTTCAAAACCGTCGTGCAAGGTGGAAGACTAAACAGCTTGAGAAGGATTATGATTCTCTTAATGATGGTTATGAGTCTCTTAAGACAGAGTATGACAACCTTCTCAAAGAGAAAGATAGGTTACAATCTGAG GTGGCAAGCCTAACTGAAAAGGTACTTGAAAGAGAGAAACAAGAGGGAAAATTCAAACAAGGTGAAAGTGAAACAAAGGAATTcttgaaggaaccaacaattaATAAGCCTTTGGTTGATTCAGTTTCTGAGGGTGAAGGATCCAAATTGTCAATTGTTGAGgcttctaataataataataataataacaaacttGAAGATATTAGTTCAGCAAGGAGTGACATATTGGATTGTGAAAGTCCACGCTACACTGATGGAGTGTTAGAGACATGTGATTCTTCCTATGTATTTGAACCTGAATATCAATCGGACCTATCACAAGATGAAGAAGATCACAATTTATTGCCTCCTTACATCTTTACAAAACTTGAAGATGTGAATTACTCCGACCCGCCACATAATTCAACAAGTTATGGATTTCAAGAGGAAGATCATCATCAAGCTCTTTGGCCTTGGTCTTAttag